tttgatcaatcattacctgtaattatcctcactatattcttttctgtggtattatgcaggatgaagatttataaaatgaaaaaaggtgaacgctatggcattgggttcattgacccaaataccattaatgaatacacgcggaaaatagatccatatcacaaaaaaagtgtagaggacagcatgctacagttcttcaaggaactcaaatacaatgaagatatactacttccttacaacttccagtgagtcacactgtcttgtactacaaattctgtttttccctactagctagctacatgtttttgcttacatatgcccgcttaattaagacatgcaaacgtgtgtgcatgcagatttcactggatcttgttaatcattaaagttgatgaaggaacagttgaagtgctagactcgctacttaagaaagcaagtgactacaccatcgtgaaggggatagtcaacaggtaatttcaatcattattaactatatctcggcctatttaattagttcgtcatttcctgataacaactatttaataacccatttattcattttctttgtcggcggggcagggcttgggcaaagttcatcagggccactccagcTCCAGGCGCATGAAAACAAaagctgaaatggtatcgacccaaggtaagtaattaagtagtactagctagctgccatctctttaattatcatgcttgattaattattatctgatcaaatttcattctcgtaaaggccctgaagcaggcgccggggaatgatctatgtgcatactacatttgcaagaacattcgcatgatggcgtccgaaaggagcaaatctcaaagacaggagtgggtacgatatcgattgtcagaacactattcacaatttttacaccattatcgatatctagtcacacaactaatacacatgcatattatctccttcttaacagttcagagaggtgcgggacaagctcctaccacagaaccgcatagaagcaattcaagaggaaatagcgggatttttgctcgaccagatcatagatcccaaaggagaatactattacccgctaccgcccccatgaaccacttccaattgttatcgtactccgaaggcaccaattagctaggctaatgccactggctctgaaggcaccaattaggagaaattatatatatatatatatatatatatatatatatatatatatatatatatatatatatatatatgtatacacATGTGTGTagatatgtgtgaattaattaatgatGGTTGtatgagacattcgatgatatatatatatatatatatatatatatatatatatatatatattatgatcggttctattagaaattttatttatatatatgcataacgtgtacaatatatagtatcataaaataccagcaaacgaaaaagaattaaatggaaaacataaaattaaatgaaaaagaaatcataaacccaaaaccccccaacattttaataccggttggtgataccaaccggtactaaagggctccctgcccccgaagctggctcgtgccacatggttgccctttagcaccggttcgtgctgaaccggtactaaaggaggagggggggcctttagtgcctacattttagcgccggttaccaaaccggcactaaagggccttacaaaccggtgctattgcccggttctgcactagtgaaagaAGCTAGACAAAGACAACAATATATTTAGATTTGGATCATACTAATGATATCTGTCACACATTCACCGAAGCTTATACTCCCTCTATTTCCTTTTAGCCAGCatataatatttggtcaaagtcaaactttgtaaagtttgaccaacttcatAGGAAAAAATACCGACATCTACATTACTAAAgttatatggtatgaaaattaattcCATGATGTATCTAATagtattgatttcatattgtgaatcttaatattatttttctataaacttagtcaaagttgacAAAGTTTAACTTTCaccaaattttatatgcagactaaaaagaaactgAGGGAGTAATAAATATGCATGATAATTGATCCCCCGAAGTAGTCAAATAATTGACTTATTTTTTATTTTGTGGGTGAGCTAATTGACGTACCTAATGCTAGTCAAACATTCAGTTACAAATCCATGTCCAAATGTTTTGACTAAATTGTTGATTCCACTACCCAATAGGCAAACAAGAAGAGTGACAGATATTCCAAAAAAGTGATGAATATGGGGAGGCATTTTTAGCTGTGATttcaattattttattttattttaatctctttAAGTACATAATTTTTTTTTGAGACATAGTACATAATTATTTTATATCATTGTATATCCTTCTCTCCGTTCGCGGGCAGAAAATGAGGCAGCTGCTCCGCGGTGGCAACGAGGCAGGGAATAGGGGATGGAGGAGGGAATTAAAGCAGGCACCTCTATTTCTCGCATTAAGCGAGAGAGGAGCGACCCCTTGCTGAAGGGAACgctagttgggccggcccacgcgTGCGGGAAACACGGCctattttctgttttgttttttcatagttttttgttttttacttttttactttttgTACTTTAAAATATTATAAATATATATACTACAAAAAGAACTCTtcaaaaaacatttgaaaaaatgttgaacaagtattcaaaaaaaagttgaacaagcatttggaaaaaatgttgataatgtatataaaaatgttgaacatgtatataaaaatgttgaacaagtatttgaaaaaatgttgatcatgtatttgaaaatggCGAAAAAGTATTGGTAAAATGTTAGATGTGTATTAGAAAAATATTGTTgacgtatacaaaaaatatagaataatAAAAAGAACAACGAAAATAACaaaagaaacaataaataaaaaacaaagaaacaaagtaaaaaaagaatgaaaaagaacgaaaaaatggagaagaaaaaagaaaacaaacgaaaaaaaaagaaaaaaatcaaagaaaaccgATTTGTAATAGCCTCAACTACGACGCGCATTCAAACCAACCTATGGTTAGATGGTTAGAGGGGCTGTGGCATCCCCAGGcctcagcccaccagggttcaagttctGATGCTCGCATTAatttctagatttatttcaggatttctgacgatgtgcattcagtgggagaagacatttccgtcgatgacgaggtgcctactgtgacttcataaatttcaagatgacataccggctcagtctttcggaggtgctcataagaaTAGAATATGCGCATGTAcattcatagaggtgagtgtatacgcgtgtatatgagcgctgcACTCAGCTAAAAAGCATTATGAGCTTCCAAAAGGACACCAAGTTGTATGAGTTGATGTATGCACTGCACTCGGCTAAAAAGCATTATGAGCTTCCAAGAAGAATCATCTTGCATGCCATCGGGTACAACACCGCTGCTTGAAGCTCGTTCAAGCATTCAAAACACAAGCAACATTGGCTGATCAGAAGAAGCACCAAAAACAATCCGGCAGGAAATGGAAACACGAGAAGAATTGAAATCTTACGGCTCAACACAAGGACAAAGGCAATTTCAAGAATTCTGTCAAGCTTGTGGGCGACGTGGATGTAATAACCATTCTACCGGGAACTATCCTACTCCCAACTTAGCAAGAATCAGACCCGTACCATCTGGATTGTGCAGTCCATAAATCAAAACCCATACTTTATGTTGTGTACAAGATAAAAAAAGTTCAAAACTTGAGAAATTCAAGATATGGCATGATCACCTTAATCATCGCGAAGGAGACACTTGTATAAAAAATAGATATGGGAAAAGAATTCGTCTAAAAGTGGTGGGAGGAGAAAAGGCCTTGATTGAAAAATTTATAAATGCCAAGTGGAAACTGGCAAGAGCTACCAACAAAACCAAGAAATCAATAATGTATTTTAACATTTTGCCCACCTGGGCAAAATCTTCACCTTTGGTTTCTCTCATAACCTGTAAATACAAAACTTTGTATGGCATGTTTTATTCCTCCGAGTCACCAACTCATAAAGTGGACTACTTAATATTGTTCTCCCCGCCCAATTCCTTCACTATTCGCTGTGATTCACCTAGCAGACCCTGCATCTGCGGTGCATTCGAGATGTCTGGATCGTGCTGAACAATAAGCGTGAGGCTGTGCAAGCATTTCAGGTAGTGCTGCCTGAGGGCTTTCGACACCACGTTTCTTGTATGAGGCTGCAACAATTAGATATCGTGTCACAATGGCTGTTTAGTTCTTATGCACTACAGATCCAACTGAACAGAAAGGCTGATGCTTCGTTGCATGATTTTTGACAAATGTGGAGAAGGGTCTGACACAAACCTCGTTGTAAAGTGAAATACACCTGCGCAGAGCTTGTTCAACGTGTTGATAATCAAACTGAAATGCAGCAATCCAAGTCAGCAAAAATAAAATTGATAAAATTAAGTGATACTATAGGTAAATTAAGCATGAATTAACACAATGCAGAGGAAAGTTGATCAAGTACAGAAAAAATAAAACTATGTCTATTTAACACAAATTAAAGCCTGGAATTTGTAACTTCCAACTATGAATCAAATGTTTCCCAATAATATAAAATAGAAAAATTAACCACCAAGACCACTGTGATTAGTGGCTGAATTTCAAAGGGAAAATCGATCAATTTATAAGTCTCGGTACCATTTCCATATTGAAAAAAGCATCAGTGTTGTATAGGACCTTTTCAAAATTATTTTTAAAATGGATGCACAATTTAGTATATCGAGCATCTATGAGAGGTTTATCTGGCCATATGAATATCTAGAGCAGGCATTGTTATATTACAGGCAAACAAATACAGTACAACATATAATTAGGTCATTGCCATATTAATAAATGAAGTATTGGAAAAATACCGCTGGTGCCTGTATTCTCTTTCTTGCAGCTTCAAGAAGTCCAACAACTTCAAGTGCTTGCAACTATAACAGCAAAGTATCAATAAGAAAACTGGGATTCATGCATCTACCTAGTCAAGAAGATAACAATAATAATAGTGTTAATAAATCAATTTCCAATGTTTCACAATCCTAGGTACAGCACTGCGACATCAGGTTACAACTAAATTCAAGTATGGTGGGAGATCATTCTTATGCAGAAAATTTCAGATACGATGCTAGTTATCTCTTCATGGAACATGGGGTTGACATAACATTCTTATCGTACAAAATCCCACAACAAAGGTAAAGGCAACCTGATGTTACATGGGAGCTTTATGGTAACTTTGATCAGCTTGAAAATTTAAAGCACCAATGTCTTAAAAATGCAATCCTGAGAGTTACCAACAGAATTAATTCTTAACTGAtggaaagaaaaataaataaacatgAAAGCGGGTGAAAATTGTAAAAATGGCAGTAGAAGGGGTTGAGCATCATGAACAGGGTAGCATGATAAACCCCTCAGGGTGAGTAGGAAGTAGAAACATACAAGTACAACTATTGCCCCAATCTTCTCTCTTTCCATGGCAAATGTGCTATTTAATTTTTTCCGATTCTCCCTTGAAGGATTCAATATTCCTTCCGTTATCCTACCATGATGAAATATTGAAGACTTCAGTAACATTAAGCAATTCATTGGGCTACTTACCAGTATTCTAGGCAATAAATGTAATAAACATGTACAATGCAACACCATAGAAGGGATAACTAAAGTATAGAATAGCAATGAAGGCAGGCTTCAGTCAAACAGACCTGTGAATTAGATACCACCATTTTTTTATTTGAAATTTTGAGTTGAAATTTCACCAATGAAACGGTTCAGCTAATCTTTATGGGTAACATAAAATATTCCACCAGCAAGTTTAATTGTGAAATCATAGAGGCCAATAAGAAGAATACCTTTCAAAGGGATTAATcctcaaatttgagaaaatcctCGAGATTTCACTACAGTAATCTATGACATATGAAAACAAAACCACCTTTTGATGTGCTTCATGGGTTTATGGAGATAGAAACTCGGAACATACAAAAAAATGGAGCTAAATGGCAATACCTTATTGAATCATTGACAAGTTGTTTTGCCTTGACAAGGTGAGGCGTAGACAGATCATTGTTTACCTTGATATCACTAGTAATTTTAAGCAAAGTTAGCCTTGCCAAGTGTACCAATATACCTGCTACCTATAACAATGAGACCAGCATACAATAGGTAATCAATCACTGATAGAATGCAATTGTTCAACATAAATATATCTTTAGATTTCAAAAGCCAGTTCAGATTGGCTGCAGCTATGTGGTGTATCAGGCTCCAGGGTTATAGGCCACGTGAGCCAAGCCATCCTAGGCAGGCCATATGGGTCAATCCCATCTACATATATCAGACTTAACAACGAAATCTTAAGATGCATGCAACTTCAAGAGTTTCCGTGTAACAAAGCTTGTGATATATACTACCAAGTGTGACCATTAAGATAAACTGGCCACGATGCTTTCATTTGGTAACACGATGACATTTTGTTATACTCGAGAATCGGCTCAAAAGCCAAATACAAGGCAATGGCAAACCTCAAAATGATCTTCAGAGAGAATCTTCCTTCTGACAGTGAGGCATCTGAATATCATAAATAATTGAAACCTATAAGTAAGAAAACTTTAAAAATAGCCAAGGAGCTTAACAAACAACCTTTTTACCTTTCCAATAGTTCTTCTGATTCCTTCAAATTCCCTATGTTTTGAAGAGTAACACTTAAGGTTTCGGCTGCGGCTGTAGTATCCAACGAATTCCATCCCTACCAAACAGTTCCACAGATATATTTCAGTAGTTTACATGTCATGGACTGATCACTGATGTCTATGGCAATATGGTTTCATGCTCTACACTGGGCCACTTAATCATGTATACACGCAGATCGTACTGAGTACTGAGGCAGCATTCCACATGACAACTTTGAGATGTTCGGATATAGAAATGGAAGTAAAATAGTGTCCCCTCATTTTTTGGATTCATGTCAACTTCAGTCAGTTTGGTATTTACTAAAACCAAACAGTATTTCGGTTTCATACCGTATTTACCGAACTAAACTAACTGGATGCACAAGCCTATGATTTAAGGCTCATATCAACTTCACATGGCAGACCACTGAAGAAAGTATATGTTTAAAGCTATATAAGCAAACCTTCGAAAGCTCCAGATTATGTAATATCTTCCGTTGCAAATTTTCAGCTTCAGCCAGTTGCTTTGACTTCACCAACTCCTAAAAAACAGTATATTAAACAAGAGCAAAAAATGCGCTCAAGGATGAAGTAAAATCACAAACAAGAATCACAGAGCAGAACTGGTCAGAGCATGCCATAAGAGAACTTAAGAAGAGTATGTGCTCATTGCAGAGAACTTAAGAAGAGTGATCAGCAAACACATTTTTTAAGTTTAGTATGTCAATATCTGCATTTAGATAGAAGAAATGCTTTCAGCAAGGCAGATTTAAATAAGAGAAAGTACATCAGAGGCCGTTGTTTTTTATTGAATACTGCAGAAACTAAGAATTAGGGATCTGAAGAATAATTTAGCATATCAATTGGGAACACTTTAGGTGTCATCTAAAATTTCCACTCTCTGCCCACCTCTAAAATGTTCTTCCAACTGACTGTACATAATCACGCTAAATATTTTACTAAAGGATCCTTGAACCTTGAAAGGAAGCCACGATAAAAGAGACCTCTAAATTGGACGCTAGCCTCATTGGGCCAACTGAGTTACACACCCACGATAAAAGAACAGGAGGAGGCGACCCTTTGGGCCAGAGCCGGCGCGTTGGGCCTGCGTGCCCTCATTCCCCAGACCTGGGATGTACATTAATTGCACCACCCTCACTCTGTATAATTGCCTCCTAGGAGGATGTAACTGAAACCCCTTCCTTTTCAATGCAATGAAACGCAAATCTtctgcgttttctcgaaaaaaaaccctctccctctctccccagGTGAAGATCAAGGTGTGCCTGAAAGTGTTGTTTTGCTCACCATCAAATATCGGTGTCGCATTGTATTTATATTTTAAATATGCAACTTTTGAAAGGAAGCCACAATAATCAGAGCCTCATGTTCTTCCAACTGACTGTCCGCATGGGTGTGTAACTCTGTTCCTGCCTTCTCAATACAACAGAACACAAAGCTTCTGCGTTTTCTCGAGAGAAAAGAAACATCAAAGAGCATGGCTACAGCATTTCTTTTATAAACATCAACATAGTagaaacccctatgcataagtttggAAAGCATAGTTGTTTATTGAGAGCTATAACATATTTGATAAAGGTGCTTACCAAAGAGAGAAACTTCATTCTTTGTATGCACGCAGGTGATTCGCCAAGTCCAGCTTCCTAATTAGCCTTCGTTAAACCCTTTCATGCACAAAAAAGAGATTAAGATCTACTCCTAAATGATAAACGTACCTCAAGTATCCTAATAGACTCTCGAATAAGAGCTTCTGCATCTTTTCCTTTTCCTTGTTGACTTAAAACCTACAAACAGGAAAAGATATGTTTAGCCTTTTCTGGCACAACACAGTTAGAAAGCTTGAAAATGCATTTCTCTGGTAAATAGTTGCAAATGGTTCCATCTATTTAGGAGACTGTAAAAATTAGGGAAATGCTCAAGAAAACACAGTTTAGAGTGAGCTCAAAAAGGGCATAAGTGCTTCAATAAGGGTGAAGTGAGCCTTGAAGATAGAACATTTAATATTTACTCGATGACATGTGGGATCATTAGAATAAGGCACCCGCATATCAGTAATATCGTCCAAACCACCCTCATCCATTTATTCACCCATCACTTGTGTCCTCGGTCATGATTAACAAAGCTCGCAAAAAGGAAAATTTTAAAACTACGTGACTCTCTCGCATCAAAACTGTTATACTCTCGCCTAGCTGCCCCGTTCGTCCGCGAAAAAAAATAGTTCACATGTTTTATTTCCTGTGAAATTGATGGCAATAGGGTATGGTTCACTGTTCATCTTTTCTCCATTCCAAAAAGCAACTTGAAAAGAGTTTTTCCATAGGAATCAGTTCCTTCAGAGTTTTCTTTGAAATTCATTGAAACAAAATGGGGCCTAATTAATATCCATGTAGTTTACATAGTTTCCGCTTCCAAAAAACAGTGTCACCATGTCAGATATGATTGGTTATGTTTAGCTAGGTGAGTGTGTGTCATATCTGGCTAAGGGGCTAGGAAAGAAAATACATAGTTTCCACCAAACAGTGCCATAGCTTTGGAGTGTGGCCTGTGGGGCTCAGGAGCTAGTTTAGCTTAGGTGTATGCCTGCTGTATCTGGTTTCCATTAATTAACTCAAATGAAATACAAAGCTCCTGCCCTTCCAGAAAGATGTCTCTGGAAAGAATAAGAGAATATAGAACACTAACTTATACAGTAACAGAGCAGTTGTACCTTGGCAAGAAGGTACATTGTATTTGCATAGTCTGGGTTACCAAGCCCCATAACACGTCCTTCTATCTACAAAAAGTTCAAAATTATGAGCCAGAGCTACAAAACATAAATTACCTTACCGTGAAAAATTTATCCAGATATATTATTTCTGAACAAAGAATAGCACATACAATTTTTACTCATCAGTAACTGGTATGTACCactaacaaatactccctccgtcccataatataagatcgttttggaAGCTGTTTTAGCTTgtaaaacgatcttatattatgggacggagggagtatttgattattcagagaaaacaaataaaGATAAAGTCAGCAGAATACATACTACACAAGAGGGAAAAGGACAATACAGTAGCTCTTCTTGGATGAAACATTAACAGAGTATTCACATGGAAGAATAGCTAAAGTTTGTATTCATACAAAAGACCAACTGATGCTTGGTCCTACTGGCCTTCATAGGTAAATTGGAAGAGCTTTTCATGTACATATCATCGATTTACATGCACATATTTTCTAGTGCTTTGCCAAGTGTGCCATGACACAATGCCGGATATATTTCTATCACAGTTTATCATTGTCTGCTTGTGTGCCATGTGTCAAACAATAGACAATATTGAAGTAGTGTACTGCCTTACCCAAATGTTGTAATATTAATAATCTTACTGGCATAGACACACATGATATTAAAATAACGAATGTGAAACATGCAAAGGAAAGGGAGGGTAGATAACTAATGTTCAGTACCTTCAAAGCACGCTGCAAAAAGAAACAACAGAAACAGAAAATAATATAAGAAGCAAGTTTAAACTGAAGAAAACATGCATCAAATAATACAAAATGATGCAATAAATATATTGAAAATTAAAATGGCTAAACATGCTTTCCTTTTCAAGATTGTATTGTAATATTGTTCCACAAGCAGTTCCTTAATTTTTTATGTTGCACATGGTTAGAACAAGCACAACTCAAATAAGTAGAGAAGCTTAAATTAGTGAACTGTAACAGCAAGACAGAAAATGGGCACCATGTGGGCCTTCAAACGCACCCCCCGCATACCTCCAGGGTCGCTCGCGCGGGCGACTCCGGAGGCGACTCCAAACCCTAGCAAAAAGCCACCGATCCCCtgcctccctggccgccgccgccaccggtgcCCGGCCGCCAAAGGCGGTGTTGGCGTGTGTGTGCGCACCCTGGCGGAGCTTCTTCACGCGGAGCAGCGACGCCGCGTGGGTTGCGCGGgtgtccggcgaggcggcggggcggaggcgaGTCGGGGCGGTTGGGCGGCGGACTGGTGGCAGCGACGCGGTGCCAGGGCTAGGAGGTTGTGCGGTGGTGCGGCGCGCTAGCTTGCGGCGGCGCTCTGCTCTGATCTGGGCCCGACCTAGGCCGGGCGGGCCGTGGCCGTGGCGCGTCTGGCTAGCGACGGCGACGTCGCCTACACGGGCCTGCGGCACCCCGTCCACCCCAACCAACATCTCCCTCCCCCCACCCCTCCCGTCCGCTGCTGTTGGAGAGGATGCTGGCATGCGAGCAGCGGCTGCTCTGCTATGCCCCGGCGGATCCCGGCGGCGGAAGCTACGGGCTGGCGTGGCGGCGCGGTGCAGGTGACCCCGTGTTGTCTGCTGGACGCGCTCCTAGCAGTGGCCGGCCTGCAGGCCCTGCACTGGCCGGTGCTTCCTACCGAGACGACAACGTTCCAAGTCTCCCTCATTGTGATAGACTCCCCCAGTGACGACTTCGCCACCTCCGATCTGCCTCGACGTCGATGGCCTTCGGAAGTCCCTGCTCACGGGTCGGGGCGAAAACCCCGCGCGGTGTCGGCTTGCGCTGTCAATGGCGACGCCTGAGGGTGCCGTTACCTCCTTGGAGGCGTTGACATGACCCTGGCCGGACTTCCTCCTTGAGcactgggggaaaccctaggtccggcTTGCCAGACCGGGCAGCGACAGCGTCTCAGCgttgttcccttcttgaaggcgctgccATGGCTGCACATGGAGTACCTGATGCAGCGGCGAGAGGTTGGTGATGTGGCGCTCTGGCGGTGAATGCTACATAGGAGGTGGACGCCCGGGGCGCAACGTATGCCAGTGCCGACACTTCTCCGACGAGTTCTACACCAGTCCCAGCCGGTCCCTGCCTTTCACCCCGCCGACTCTCTCTAGGCACACAAGGGCACGAGGTATGTTGGGCTGGGCAGTTCTGGAGCTGAAATCATCCCTGGAGGCGTCTGGCAACGGCGGTGTTGCTGCCCTATTGCTCCGAGCCTCGACACCTCGCCATTCTTGGCTGGAGGCAAGGCTGGAGAGACCTGATGTCGTTGTGGTCTGTAGTTGAGGGCACCTCCTCACCTAATTGTAGCAGCTTGGTGAGGACggtcgtgtgtgtgtgcgtgtgtgtgtatccCTCCTTTGTGGAGGTTGTACCCGTGTTATCTTTCTGTTCAATGAAATGAAACGCAACCCTTTtgtgttttctcaaaaaaaaaatgggCACCATGTGCAACCGAAAATGAGTATCCAGATGATAACTTTTGCAGTGTTGTGGATGCTatgtttttttaagaaattctatgATGTATAAACTGGTATGTTTCTCTGAGAAATCCTTTGATTCCTAGACCGAGGAGCGGCATACCCGCGATGTGTTCCTGTGTTGTGGCGGCGCTCAGAAGCAGACAACTTCAAGCCTCTCCTTGTCTAGGTCAGTGAGCCACTTGATTGGTACGGGCATGGGCCACATGGGTCATCAGTGATGGGCCGTACATACAACACTCCCCCTCACGAGTCATAGATATCTATCATTCCCATCTTGTCACACGCTAAGCTGCATTCTCTGGTTCCAAGTCTTTCA
The sequence above is drawn from the Triticum aestivum cultivar Chinese Spring chromosome 7A, IWGSC CS RefSeq v2.1, whole genome shotgun sequence genome and encodes:
- the LOC123148157 gene encoding kinesin light chain 3 isoform X1 — translated: MYSRRRLLSLLRHARHAPAGRLAAAPSWRSFSLPRAAAGAASTSGSSDGHFSCKGSTYAAILIGQAAVVLGLSSNSVLAQDDLVAPAATSEQADVNVTGLRRIEDGSVISNEHTIKWRMCTDKAREFFMEGKLDEAEKLFKAALQEAKEGFGLRDPHAASALNNLAEFYRLRKEYEKAEPLYLEAIEILEQSFGPDDIRVGAAFRNLGQYYYIQRRFDQAQTCFERALKIEGRVMGLGNPDYANTMYLLAKVLSQQGKGKDAEALIRESIRILEEAGLGESPACIQRMKFLSLELVKSKQLAEAENLQRKILHNLELSKGWNSLDTTAAAETLSVTLQNIGNLKESEELLERCLTVRRKILSEDHFEVAGILVHLARLTLLKITSDIKVNNDLSTPHLVKAKQLVNDSIRITEGILNPSRENRKKLNSTFAMEREKIGAIVVLLQALEVVGLLEAARKRIQAPAFDYQHVEQALRRCISLYNEPHTRNVVSKALRQHYLKCLHSLTLIVQHDPDISNAPQMQGLLGESQRIVKELGGENNIK